From Synoicihabitans lomoniglobus, the proteins below share one genomic window:
- a CDS encoding DUF1592 domain-containing protein, which produces MLRSLHVPLFAAFATTAAMADTDTLLLDRDLTPLLEQYCYDCHAAGEEEGGLALDIYTTADAIKTDRDRWEVVLRYVSHREMPPPDRRNQPSDEERDLIARYIEQELYQLDPNHPDPGHVVLRRLNRAEYQATIRDLIGVEFNATAEFPPDDSGYGFDNVGDVLSLPPVLLEKYLAAADQILDTAISTDPIRSQVRRIPASLAQIGFNALGDRGDGWVHLISLEEDDAAVELTLPAGDYQFRVHAYATRDGGALKGQGSDTPLVFESDPGPTKLALLLDDTFVTDFTVTTDADHPAVYEARLGVPAGQHRFRAAVARQRGGEDNETFMLNGRVGHQQPGVVYLKWLEIEGPLAAATQRTAAADLSTTGDPIVTQQGDQLLRANGSVTTTFDLPRETEVILRAQAFAQQAGDEPARMQFRIGDETIQEFDVLAPARHEPLPRQRVFSTALLVPRPQIYEHTIRLPAGPHTFTAAFVNDFTDPAAANPNLRDRNLIVRSLEVSPLGQPVLTPAKPAPLAALFAHPDADPTSHDPRAAARAIVAPFTRRAWRRPVTRAETDRLLQLYDLARHQGESFDAGVKLALKGALVSPHFLLLGGAEVTPADATSDDAVQPLDEFALASRLSYFLWSSMPDDELLNLAEHQQLRDQLPAQVRRMLASPKARALVENFAGQWLQIRSLETFSPDRKLFPEYDPVLRAAMQRETELFFEHVMREDRSVFDFLTADYTFVNARLAQFYGLPALTGDQFQKVSLADTPRRGVLTHASVLTLTSNPTRTSPVKRGKWVLENLLGTPPPPPPPDIPELDEPGRALTGTLREQLEQHRDSPTCASCHNRMDPIGFGLENFDAIGAWRDFDGDQPVDASGSLGRRARFESAAELVTLLAEHRRAEFLRCMADRLLTYALGRGTAYYDRPAINEIVSQVEAGEDRFSALVLAIAESFPFQMRRVVTAPPAPDVAAPAVVFTP; this is translated from the coding sequence ATGCTGCGTTCGCTTCACGTGCCACTATTCGCGGCGTTCGCGACGACGGCGGCTATGGCCGATACCGATACGTTGCTACTCGACCGCGACCTGACTCCGCTCTTGGAGCAATATTGCTACGACTGTCACGCCGCCGGCGAAGAGGAGGGCGGCCTCGCGCTGGACATCTACACCACCGCTGACGCGATCAAGACCGACCGGGACCGTTGGGAGGTCGTGCTCCGCTACGTCAGTCACCGCGAGATGCCTCCACCCGATCGTCGCAATCAACCTTCCGACGAAGAACGCGACCTCATCGCGCGCTACATCGAACAGGAACTCTACCAACTCGATCCCAACCACCCCGACCCGGGCCACGTGGTCCTGCGCCGACTGAATCGGGCCGAATACCAGGCCACCATCCGCGACCTCATCGGCGTCGAGTTCAATGCCACCGCCGAGTTCCCGCCCGACGACTCCGGCTACGGTTTCGACAACGTCGGCGACGTGCTCTCGCTACCACCGGTGTTGTTGGAAAAATACCTCGCCGCCGCCGATCAGATTCTCGACACCGCCATCTCCACCGATCCGATTCGCAGCCAGGTCCGACGCATTCCGGCCAGCCTCGCTCAGATCGGGTTCAACGCACTCGGCGATCGCGGCGACGGTTGGGTGCACCTCATCTCCCTCGAAGAGGACGACGCGGCCGTCGAACTCACGCTGCCCGCCGGCGACTACCAGTTTCGCGTCCACGCCTATGCCACCCGCGATGGCGGCGCGCTGAAAGGCCAGGGTAGCGACACGCCGCTCGTTTTCGAATCCGATCCTGGTCCCACCAAACTGGCCCTGCTGCTCGACGATACGTTTGTCACGGATTTCACCGTCACCACCGACGCCGACCACCCGGCGGTTTACGAGGCCCGGCTCGGCGTGCCGGCCGGTCAACATCGCTTCCGTGCCGCCGTCGCCCGCCAACGCGGCGGCGAGGACAACGAGACGTTCATGCTCAACGGCCGCGTCGGCCATCAACAGCCCGGCGTCGTCTACCTCAAGTGGCTCGAAATCGAGGGTCCGCTCGCCGCCGCGACCCAACGCACCGCCGCCGCCGACCTCAGCACCACCGGCGATCCGATCGTCACCCAACAGGGCGATCAACTGCTGCGCGCCAACGGCAGCGTGACCACCACCTTCGACCTGCCCCGCGAGACCGAGGTCATCCTGCGCGCTCAGGCGTTCGCCCAACAAGCGGGCGACGAACCCGCGCGCATGCAGTTCCGCATCGGCGACGAAACGATTCAGGAGTTCGACGTGCTCGCCCCCGCGCGCCACGAGCCGCTGCCGCGTCAGCGCGTGTTCTCCACCGCGTTGCTCGTCCCGCGCCCCCAAATCTACGAACACACCATTCGACTTCCCGCCGGGCCCCACACGTTCACCGCCGCCTTCGTCAACGACTTCACCGATCCCGCCGCCGCAAATCCGAATCTCCGCGACCGCAACCTCATCGTCCGCAGCCTGGAAGTCAGCCCACTCGGCCAACCCGTGCTCACCCCCGCCAAGCCCGCGCCGCTCGCCGCACTCTTCGCCCACCCTGACGCCGATCCGACGTCGCACGATCCGCGGGCCGCCGCCCGGGCCATCGTCGCGCCCTTTACGCGCCGCGCCTGGCGTCGCCCCGTCACCCGCGCCGAAACCGATCGCCTGCTTCAGCTCTACGATCTGGCCCGACACCAGGGCGAATCCTTCGACGCCGGCGTAAAACTCGCCCTCAAAGGTGCCCTCGTTTCGCCCCACTTCCTCCTCCTCGGCGGAGCCGAGGTCACCCCGGCCGATGCCACCTCCGACGACGCGGTTCAACCGCTCGATGAGTTCGCGCTCGCCTCCCGCCTTTCCTACTTCCTCTGGAGTTCGATGCCCGACGACGAGCTGCTTAATCTCGCCGAGCATCAACAGCTCCGCGACCAGTTGCCCGCCCAAGTGCGCCGCATGCTCGCCTCGCCCAAGGCGCGCGCGCTGGTCGAAAATTTCGCCGGTCAATGGCTCCAGATTCGCAGCCTCGAAACCTTCTCGCCCGACCGGAAGTTGTTCCCCGAATACGATCCCGTGTTGCGCGCCGCCATGCAGCGCGAGACCGAACTTTTCTTCGAACACGTGATGCGCGAGGACCGCAGCGTATTCGATTTCCTCACCGCCGACTACACCTTCGTCAACGCTCGCCTCGCCCAGTTCTACGGCCTGCCCGCCCTCACCGGCGACCAATTCCAAAAGGTGTCCCTCGCCGACACGCCTCGTCGCGGCGTGCTCACCCACGCCAGCGTGTTGACCCTCACCTCCAATCCCACCCGCACGTCGCCCGTGAAGCGCGGCAAGTGGGTGCTGGAAAACCTGCTCGGCACGCCACCGCCCCCACCGCCGCCCGACATCCCGGAACTCGATGAACCCGGTCGCGCCCTCACCGGAACTTTGCGCGAGCAACTCGAACAACATCGCGACAGTCCGACCTGCGCCTCCTGCCACAATCGCATGGACCCGATCGGTTTCGGATTGGAAAACTTCGACGCCATCGGAGCCTGGCGCGACTTCGACGGCGACCAGCCGGTCGATGCTTCGGGCAGCCTCGGCCGCCGCGCCCGCTTCGAGTCCGCCGCCGAGCTGGTCACTCTACTCGCCGAACACCGCCGCGCTGAATTCCTCCGCTGCATGGCCGATCGCCTGCTCACCTACGCGCTCGGCCGCGGCACCGCCTATTACGATCGCCCCGCCATCAACGAAATCGTGAGCCAGGTCGAAGCCGGGGAAGATCGCTTCTCGGCTCTCGTGCTCGCCATCGCCGAATCGTTCCCTTTCCAGATGCGCCGCGTCGTGACCGCGCCACCTGCCCCCGACGTCGCCGCACCCGCCGTCGTTTTCACCCCCTGA
- a CDS encoding L-fuconate dehydratase codes for MSLSGRITDIHVHDVRFPTSLALDGSDAMNADPDYSAAYVVLETDRTDGLAGHGLTFTIGRGNDIVAAAIASLRPLVIGLSLADFAATPGATWKHLTGDSQLRWLGPEKGVIHLATAAVVNALWDLWAKAVDKPLWKLLVDLSPAQIVEMVDWRYLTDALTPDEALAMLEKLAPTRATREAEILARGYPAYTTSAGWLGYEDEKIRRLCAEGIEQGFTHFKLKVGADRADDLRRARVMRDAIGPDRAMMIDANQRWDVDVAIDWVTSLAECRPLWIEEPTSPDDILGHAAIARGVRPLGIGVATGEHCQNRVMFKQLLQADAIDFCQIDSCRLAGVNEVVAVLLLAAKFNTPVCPHAGGVGLCEYVQHESIFDYICVSGSLDGRITEFVDHLHEHFVDPCVVRDGHYVAPTAPGTNITLKPESLTTHTFPDGQVWRDLRANAPLRS; via the coding sequence ATGTCACTCTCCGGCCGCATCACCGATATTCACGTCCACGACGTTCGTTTTCCCACTTCCCTCGCTCTCGACGGGTCCGACGCGATGAACGCAGATCCGGATTACTCCGCCGCCTACGTGGTCCTGGAAACCGACCGCACGGACGGTCTCGCCGGCCACGGCCTCACCTTCACGATCGGCCGGGGCAACGATATCGTCGCCGCCGCGATCGCCAGCCTGCGGCCCCTCGTCATCGGCCTCTCCCTCGCCGACTTCGCCGCCACCCCCGGGGCCACCTGGAAACACCTCACCGGCGATTCCCAACTCCGTTGGCTGGGCCCGGAAAAAGGCGTCATCCACCTCGCCACCGCCGCCGTCGTCAATGCGCTCTGGGACCTCTGGGCCAAGGCCGTCGACAAACCACTCTGGAAACTGCTCGTCGATCTCTCGCCCGCGCAAATCGTCGAGATGGTCGACTGGCGCTACCTCACCGATGCGCTCACGCCCGACGAAGCCCTGGCCATGTTGGAAAAACTCGCGCCGACTCGCGCCACCCGCGAAGCCGAGATCCTCGCTCGCGGTTATCCCGCCTACACCACCTCCGCCGGCTGGCTCGGCTACGAGGATGAGAAGATTCGACGCCTCTGCGCCGAAGGCATCGAGCAGGGATTCACCCACTTCAAACTCAAGGTCGGCGCCGATCGCGCCGACGACCTCCGACGCGCCCGCGTCATGCGCGACGCCATTGGCCCAGACCGCGCCATGATGATCGACGCCAACCAACGTTGGGACGTGGACGTCGCGATCGACTGGGTGACCAGCCTCGCCGAGTGCCGCCCGCTCTGGATCGAGGAACCGACCTCGCCCGACGATATCCTCGGCCACGCCGCCATCGCGCGCGGCGTGCGTCCACTCGGCATCGGGGTCGCCACCGGCGAGCACTGCCAGAACCGGGTCATGTTCAAACAACTGCTCCAGGCCGACGCCATCGACTTTTGCCAGATCGATTCGTGCCGCCTCGCCGGCGTGAACGAGGTCGTCGCCGTGCTGCTGCTGGCGGCGAAATTCAACACCCCCGTCTGCCCTCACGCCGGCGGTGTCGGACTCTGTGAATACGTGCAGCACGAATCCATCTTCGACTACATCTGCGTCAGCGGTTCGCTCGACGGACGCATCACTGAATTCGTCGATCACCTGCATGAGCACTTCGTCGATCCTTGCGTGGTGCGCGACGGTCACTACGTCGCCCCCACCGCACCGGGCACCAACATCACGCTCAAACCCGAATCGCTCACCACCCACACCTTTCCCGACGGCCAAGTCTGGCGTGATCTGCGCGCCAACGCCCCCCTTCGCTCATGA
- a CDS encoding SDR family NAD(P)-dependent oxidoreductase, with amino-acid sequence MFSLTTKTALVTGAGSGIGLAIARLFARQGAKVWVVDRDLTAGEAAVAAIREAGHDAEFAALDVSDPEAVEALRGRLPRLDLLVNNAGIGHVGNLLATAAADLDRLHAVNVRGPFNLCHAFVPAMLEHGAGSVINLASVAGIVAVRDRLAYTTTKFAIVGLTKALALDHSHTGVRFNAICPGRVETPFVQARIAEYPDPEKAYREMASTQLAQRMIRPDEIASAALYLAADASAMVTGSTLMIDGGWSAGK; translated from the coding sequence ATGTTCTCTCTCACCACCAAAACCGCTCTCGTCACCGGTGCCGGCTCCGGTATCGGACTCGCCATTGCCCGGTTGTTTGCCCGGCAGGGGGCCAAAGTTTGGGTCGTTGATCGCGACCTCACCGCCGGCGAAGCCGCGGTCGCGGCGATTCGCGAGGCGGGCCACGACGCCGAGTTTGCCGCGCTCGACGTGAGCGATCCCGAGGCCGTCGAAGCCTTGCGCGGTCGACTGCCCCGGCTTGATTTGCTCGTCAACAACGCGGGCATCGGCCACGTGGGCAACCTGCTCGCAACGGCCGCCGCCGACCTTGATCGCCTGCATGCCGTCAATGTTCGGGGTCCCTTCAACCTCTGCCACGCGTTTGTCCCCGCCATGCTCGAACACGGTGCCGGCAGCGTGATCAATCTGGCGTCCGTCGCCGGCATCGTGGCGGTGCGCGATCGCCTCGCCTACACCACGACCAAATTTGCCATCGTCGGCTTGACCAAGGCCCTCGCTCTCGACCACTCCCACACCGGCGTGCGCTTCAACGCCATCTGCCCCGGCCGCGTCGAGACACCGTTTGTCCAGGCCCGCATCGCCGAATACCCCGATCCGGAAAAAGCTTACCGCGAAATGGCCTCGACCCAGCTGGCGCAGCGCATGATCCGACCCGACGAAATTGCTTCCGCCGCCCTCTACCTCGCCGCCGACGCGTCCGCCATGGTGACCGGCAGCACCCTCATGATCGACGGCGGCTGGAGCGCCGGCAAATAA
- a CDS encoding alpha/beta hydrolase, with translation MKSPLLLALLVSTSVLASAALPPDGTILPLWPEGVPAQQAAAAAEQFEDGRYSAVHEPTLTYYAAGVDRANGTTVVVCPGGGYSILSWEREGIAYAKWLNHLGVSAFLLKSRLKEYGHPYPLQDVLRAIRTVRSRAQEFGVDPEHIGVMGSSAGGHLAASASTLFDHPDGKTGAEIDAVSARPDFAILMYPVISMVDGVTHNGSRTNITRGDSALLKLLSLEDQVTAATPPTIIIHTQDDRSVPVANALRYYDAMCRAGVPGELYIFQHGPHGMAMNPGLGTASDWPARAAAWLRDRDLIATNQ, from the coding sequence ATGAAATCCCCGCTGCTCCTCGCCCTCCTCGTCTCCACCTCCGTGCTCGCCTCCGCGGCCCTGCCTCCCGACGGCACCATCCTCCCTCTCTGGCCCGAGGGCGTCCCGGCGCAGCAAGCCGCAGCCGCGGCCGAACAATTCGAAGACGGCCGCTACAGCGCGGTGCACGAACCCACCCTCACCTACTACGCCGCCGGCGTCGACCGCGCCAACGGCACCACCGTGGTGGTGTGCCCGGGAGGCGGATACAGCATTCTGTCCTGGGAACGCGAAGGCATCGCCTACGCCAAATGGCTCAACCACCTCGGCGTCTCCGCCTTTCTCCTGAAAAGCCGGCTCAAGGAATACGGTCACCCTTATCCACTGCAGGACGTGCTGCGCGCCATCCGCACCGTGCGTTCCCGCGCGCAGGAGTTCGGCGTCGATCCGGAGCACATCGGCGTAATGGGCAGCTCGGCCGGCGGCCACCTGGCCGCCTCGGCCTCGACGCTGTTTGACCATCCGGACGGCAAGACCGGCGCGGAGATCGATGCGGTCAGCGCCCGGCCCGATTTCGCCATCCTCATGTATCCGGTCATATCCATGGTCGACGGAGTGACCCACAATGGATCCCGCACCAACATCACCCGCGGCGATTCCGCCTTGCTCAAACTGCTGTCATTGGAGGACCAAGTCACCGCCGCCACGCCTCCGACGATCATCATTCATACCCAGGATGATCGCTCCGTGCCGGTGGCCAACGCTTTGCGCTACTACGACGCCATGTGCCGGGCGGGCGTGCCCGGCGAACTCTACATTTTTCAACATGGCCCCCACGGCATGGCCATGAATCCGGGCCTCGGCACCGCTTCCGATTGGCCCGCGCGCGCCGCGGCGTGGCTCCGCGACCGCGACCTCATCGCGACCAATCAGTAA
- a CDS encoding rhamnogalacturonan lyase produces MKLPRLLSLCLVLATSLGAQPMVERLSRGVVAIHQPDGAVFVSWRLLADDPADVAFNVYRDTAAAAPEDVGPFASRRDPRAGMRQLNEEPLTAGTWFRDTSAALYRDTSYFVRPVIEGTEGEPSKAFTLPASAAPLPYVSIPLDTPEGYTPNDGSLGDLDGDGDYEIIIKQEQHPRDNSRAGVTGQTLLQAYRLDGTHLWTINLGKNIREGAHYTMFMVADLDGDGRAEVACKTADGTIDGVGQVIGDAAADWRGQAGIEVPSRDRSGARETSTGYVASMEGRIMAGPEYLTVFDGLTGAALATTRYIPGRHPDTDNPTPEQLKSVWGDGYANRSDRFVAGVAYLDGHLPSLLFCRGYYTRTVIAAWDFRGGELTSRWVFDSHDGNPDNLPFAGQGNHQLSVADVDNDGKQEVVYGAMVVDDDGTGLYSTGWGHGDALHVSDFDWSNPGLEVHDIQERFDNEGMSLRDARTGKPLFLLPSVKAAESGGDKGEGPGRGNAFNIDPRYAGAEMWAAGAGVDGLYAADGTIILAQRPRGFPVNFGIWWDGDLLRELLDGNRVLKWNWTTEQLDPLLVAHASTSNNGTKSTPTVSADLWGDWREEIIWRTRDNQELRIYTTTIPTNYRLVTLMQDPQYRMAIAWQNSAYNQPPHPSFALDETLPLPTRPVVTFPAAP; encoded by the coding sequence ATGAAACTTCCCCGCTTGCTTTCGCTTTGCCTCGTCCTCGCCACATCCCTCGGTGCTCAACCGATGGTCGAACGCCTCTCCCGCGGCGTGGTCGCCATCCACCAACCCGACGGCGCGGTCTTCGTCTCCTGGCGGTTGCTCGCCGATGACCCCGCCGACGTCGCTTTCAATGTCTACCGCGACACCGCCGCCGCCGCGCCCGAGGATGTCGGCCCTTTCGCGTCGCGCCGCGATCCCCGTGCCGGCATGCGCCAGCTCAACGAGGAGCCGCTGACCGCCGGGACCTGGTTCCGCGACACCTCCGCCGCATTGTATCGAGATACTTCATACTTTGTGCGCCCGGTGATCGAAGGCACCGAAGGTGAACCCAGCAAAGCGTTCACCCTGCCCGCCAGCGCCGCGCCGCTGCCCTACGTTTCGATCCCGTTGGATACCCCGGAGGGTTACACGCCCAACGACGGTTCGCTCGGCGACCTCGACGGCGACGGCGACTACGAGATCATTATCAAACAGGAACAGCATCCTCGGGACAACTCCCGCGCCGGCGTGACGGGGCAGACCTTGCTCCAAGCCTACCGCCTCGATGGCACCCATCTCTGGACCATCAATCTCGGCAAAAATATTCGCGAAGGCGCCCACTACACCATGTTCATGGTCGCCGATCTCGACGGCGACGGCCGCGCCGAGGTCGCCTGCAAAACCGCCGACGGCACGATCGATGGCGTGGGCCAAGTCATCGGCGACGCCGCCGCCGACTGGCGCGGCCAGGCCGGTATCGAAGTGCCTTCGCGCGATCGCAGCGGCGCCCGCGAAACGTCCACCGGCTACGTCGCCTCCATGGAAGGCCGCATCATGGCCGGACCCGAATACCTCACCGTGTTCGACGGCCTCACCGGTGCCGCCCTCGCCACCACCCGCTACATTCCCGGTCGCCACCCCGACACCGACAACCCCACGCCCGAACAGCTCAAATCCGTGTGGGGCGACGGTTACGCCAACCGCTCCGACCGCTTCGTGGCCGGGGTGGCCTACCTCGACGGCCACCTGCCCAGTCTGCTCTTTTGTCGCGGCTACTACACCCGCACCGTCATCGCCGCATGGGATTTCCGCGGCGGCGAACTCACGTCGCGTTGGGTCTTCGACAGTCACGATGGCAATCCCGACAACCTGCCTTTCGCCGGCCAGGGCAACCACCAACTCTCGGTCGCCGACGTCGACAACGACGGTAAACAGGAAGTCGTCTACGGCGCCATGGTCGTCGATGACGACGGCACCGGACTCTACTCCACCGGCTGGGGTCACGGCGACGCGCTGCATGTCTCGGATTTCGATTGGTCGAATCCCGGCCTTGAGGTGCACGACATCCAAGAACGATTCGACAACGAAGGTATGAGCCTGCGCGACGCCCGCACTGGCAAACCCCTCTTCCTGCTCCCTTCCGTCAAGGCCGCCGAATCCGGCGGTGACAAAGGCGAGGGTCCTGGCCGCGGCAACGCCTTCAACATCGACCCCCGCTATGCCGGAGCCGAGATGTGGGCCGCGGGGGCCGGCGTGGACGGACTCTATGCCGCCGACGGCACCATCATCCTCGCCCAACGTCCGCGGGGCTTTCCGGTCAACTTCGGCATCTGGTGGGACGGCGATCTCCTGCGCGAACTGCTCGACGGCAACCGCGTGCTGAAATGGAACTGGACCACCGAGCAACTCGATCCGCTGCTCGTGGCCCACGCCAGCACGTCGAACAACGGCACCAAATCCACGCCCACCGTCAGTGCCGACCTCTGGGGCGACTGGCGCGAAGAGATCATCTGGCGCACCCGCGACAATCAGGAGCTGCGCATCTACACCACCACGATCCCGACCAATTACCGGCTCGTGACCCTCATGCAGGACCCGCAATACCGCATGGCGATCGCGTGGCAAAACAGCGCCTACAACCAGCCGCCCCATCCGAGCTTCGCCCTCGACGAGACGTTGCCGCTGCCGACGCGCCCCGTGGTGACTTTTCCCGCCGCGCCGTAA
- a CDS encoding DUF1552 domain-containing protein, producing the protein MSSLPPVPRRLFLRGLGTAVALPVLQSVLPARLRAAATNPANQPQRVAWIYVPNGANMADWTPATTGTDYALPSSLQPLAAHQRDLTVLTGLANPQGDELGDGGGAHARASASFLSGVHPRKTAGADIQAGISCDQIAARQIGHQTRLPSLELSCDGGQRAGSCDSGYSCIYQFNVSWRSATQPMAPEVNPRAAFERLFGNGDAAASVESAARRSLYRRSILDYVLDDAQRLEARLGVDDRRKLDEYLTSVRELEVRIARADQFPMPDVPTGVDAPGMFETYEEHMELMYEVMALAFQTDSTRIATFIVAHDGSNRPYPNIGIRDGHHDLSHHRSDEEKKKKLAQINRYHVSRFSRFLDRLKSIPEGEGNLLNHSTILYGSALSDGNEHSPVNLPILLAGQGGGRLNAGRHVRVEEGAPMTNLYRSMLDTVGVSTETIGDSTGKLDAVFKA; encoded by the coding sequence ATGAGCTCTCTTCCTCCCGTCCCTCGTCGCCTGTTTCTCCGCGGGCTCGGCACCGCTGTCGCCTTGCCCGTGCTGCAATCCGTGTTGCCCGCCCGTCTCCGCGCCGCCGCCACCAACCCCGCCAACCAGCCGCAACGGGTCGCGTGGATCTACGTCCCCAACGGCGCCAACATGGCCGACTGGACTCCCGCCACCACTGGCACCGATTACGCGCTGCCATCGAGCCTGCAGCCACTGGCGGCTCATCAACGCGACCTCACCGTGCTCACCGGACTCGCGAACCCCCAGGGCGACGAACTCGGCGACGGCGGTGGGGCCCACGCCCGCGCGTCCGCCAGTTTTCTGTCCGGGGTGCACCCCCGCAAAACGGCCGGCGCGGACATCCAAGCCGGCATCTCGTGTGATCAGATCGCCGCCCGCCAGATCGGTCACCAAACGCGCCTGCCTTCGCTGGAACTCAGTTGCGACGGCGGCCAGCGGGCGGGGTCATGCGATTCCGGATACAGCTGCATTTATCAATTCAATGTCTCCTGGCGCTCCGCCACCCAACCGATGGCGCCCGAGGTCAATCCGCGCGCGGCCTTCGAACGCCTGTTCGGCAACGGTGACGCCGCCGCCAGCGTGGAGTCCGCCGCGCGTCGCTCGCTCTACCGTCGCAGCATTCTCGACTACGTGCTCGATGACGCCCAACGCCTCGAAGCCCGGCTCGGCGTGGATGATCGGCGCAAGCTCGACGAATACCTCACCTCCGTGCGCGAACTCGAAGTTCGCATCGCCCGCGCCGATCAATTTCCGATGCCCGACGTGCCCACCGGCGTCGATGCGCCCGGCATGTTTGAAACCTACGAGGAACACATGGAGTTGATGTATGAGGTCATGGCGCTCGCGTTCCAAACCGACTCGACCCGCATCGCCACCTTCATCGTCGCGCACGACGGCAGCAATCGCCCCTACCCCAATATCGGCATCCGTGACGGTCACCATGACCTTTCGCATCACCGTTCCGACGAGGAGAAGAAAAAGAAACTCGCGCAGATCAACCGCTACCATGTTTCGCGCTTCAGTCGTTTCCTCGATCGCCTGAAATCCATCCCCGAAGGCGAAGGCAATCTCCTGAACCACAGCACCATCCTCTACGGCAGCGCGTTGTCCGACGGCAACGAACACTCGCCCGTCAATCTCCCCATCCTCCTCGCCGGCCAAGGCGGCGGTCGCCTCAACGCCGGCCGTCACGTGCGGGTCGAGGAAGGCGCCCCCATGACCAACCTCTACCGTTCCATGCTCGATACCGTCGGCGTTTCCACCGAAACCATCGGCGACAGCACCGGCAAACTCGACGCCGTGTTCAAGGCGTGA
- a CDS encoding alpha/beta hydrolase yields MVSNIHRPSLTPFLPEPSRATGCAVIIAPGGGHMQHTIEREGHELARWLADQGIAAFVLKYRLARDGSNPSGQPQPYTIEDHGAADAARAIRLIRHRAAPWQLRSDRIGILGFSAGGEIALLAAAQSDSGDPTATDPIERASSRPDFFAPIYPGGLNRTDYGWSSATTPPAFLSCAFDDRMPEPLAALFTQLRQAGVNAELHIYSSGGHGYGVRDDRPELPVSSWPNRFVEWLDDRQFLQP; encoded by the coding sequence GTGGTTTCCAACATCCACCGACCCAGCCTCACCCCGTTCCTCCCCGAGCCATCGCGAGCGACCGGGTGCGCCGTCATCATCGCTCCGGGCGGCGGCCACATGCAGCACACCATTGAACGCGAAGGTCATGAACTCGCGCGTTGGCTCGCCGACCAAGGCATCGCCGCCTTCGTGCTGAAATACCGGCTGGCTCGCGATGGCTCCAATCCCTCCGGCCAACCCCAACCCTACACCATCGAGGACCACGGCGCCGCCGACGCCGCTCGCGCCATTCGCCTCATTCGCCATCGCGCCGCCCCCTGGCAACTCCGTTCCGATCGCATCGGCATCCTGGGCTTTTCGGCCGGCGGTGAAATCGCCCTGCTCGCCGCCGCTCAATCGGATTCGGGCGATCCGACCGCGACCGATCCGATCGAGCGCGCATCATCCCGGCCCGACTTCTTTGCGCCGATCTATCCGGGCGGCCTCAACCGCACCGATTACGGTTGGTCGTCCGCCACCACTCCGCCCGCGTTTCTGTCCTGCGCCTTTGACGACCGCATGCCCGAACCGCTTGCCGCCCTTTTCACGCAACTGCGCCAAGCCGGCGTCAACGCGGAGCTGCACATCTACAGCAGCGGCGGTCACGGCTACGGCGTTCGCGATGACCGCCCCGAGTTGCCCGTTTCATCCTGGCCAAACCGTTTCGTGGAATGGCTCGACGATCGCCAGTTTCTGCAACCGTGA